One window from the genome of Marinobacter sp. es.048 encodes:
- a CDS encoding YihY/virulence factor BrkB family protein gives MASFQLKDRLQAAESWILANPNPPQSWPWTWLYKVGRTAYAMARDVLSGQLTLHAMSLVYTTLLSIVPLLALSFSVLKALGVHQRMEPFLFQFFEPLGPQGIELAEQILGFVDNMKVGVLGSVGLALLVYTVVSLLQKIERSFNMIWRVPDMRSMAQRFSNYLSVIMVGPLLMVSAIGVSATIFSSTIVQKLIEIEPFGSVILVASRFTPFFLVVGAFTFVYVFMPNTRVKLRYAAIGGLVAGVSWQAGGMLFASFVAGSAKYAAIYSSFAIGIILLIWIYLNWMILLLGASLGFYLQNPGSVAKRRQVQLAPELQENVALATMWLVAKPFSEGKPAPQQEVLEHQLRVPGEVTRALSDKLIRAGLLSLAGSQGDRLVPGRALDLITVGEVLKVIRYDEDRIVDRLPKVISAELVGSRKVEETRTFAELLRADDDQEKTRSVAKPEPVSASDS, from the coding sequence GTGGCTTCATTCCAATTAAAAGACCGGCTCCAGGCAGCTGAAAGCTGGATTCTGGCGAATCCCAATCCGCCCCAGAGCTGGCCCTGGACCTGGCTGTACAAGGTCGGGCGCACGGCGTATGCCATGGCCCGGGACGTACTCAGCGGGCAGCTCACTCTCCATGCCATGAGCCTGGTCTACACCACGCTGCTGAGTATCGTGCCACTGCTTGCCCTGAGCTTCTCGGTGCTAAAGGCCTTGGGTGTGCACCAGAGGATGGAGCCCTTCCTGTTCCAGTTCTTTGAGCCGCTGGGGCCGCAGGGGATAGAGCTCGCCGAGCAAATTCTCGGGTTCGTGGATAACATGAAAGTTGGGGTGCTTGGTTCTGTGGGCCTGGCGCTGCTGGTATACACGGTGGTTTCACTGCTGCAGAAAATCGAACGCTCCTTTAACATGATTTGGCGCGTGCCAGACATGCGCTCCATGGCGCAGCGCTTCAGCAACTACCTGAGTGTTATCATGGTGGGACCACTGCTGATGGTTTCGGCCATTGGCGTGAGCGCGACCATTTTCTCCTCGACCATTGTCCAGAAGCTCATCGAAATCGAGCCGTTTGGTTCGGTGATTCTTGTGGCGAGCCGTTTCACGCCATTTTTCCTGGTTGTTGGCGCCTTCACTTTTGTTTACGTGTTCATGCCCAATACCCGGGTCAAGTTGCGTTATGCCGCCATCGGCGGTCTGGTGGCGGGGGTTTCCTGGCAGGCGGGCGGAATGCTGTTTGCGTCCTTTGTTGCCGGTTCCGCCAAGTATGCGGCGATCTATTCCAGTTTCGCCATCGGCATCATCCTGCTGATCTGGATCTATCTGAACTGGATGATTCTGCTGCTGGGTGCCAGTCTGGGGTTTTATTTGCAGAATCCCGGATCCGTGGCCAAGCGGCGTCAAGTGCAATTGGCACCGGAACTCCAGGAAAACGTGGCGCTTGCGACCATGTGGTTGGTGGCCAAACCCTTCAGTGAAGGTAAGCCTGCACCTCAGCAGGAAGTACTGGAGCACCAGCTGAGAGTGCCAGGCGAAGTAACACGGGCGCTAAGTGACAAGTTGATCCGGGCAGGTTTGCTTAGCCTCGCCGGAAGCCAGGGCGATCGACTTGTGCCCGGCCGGGCCCTGGACCTGATCACCGTGGGCGAAGTCTTGAAGGTGATTCGCTATGACGAGGACCGGATCGTTGACCGGCTGCCGAAGGTCATCTCTGCTGAATTGGTGGGCTCTCGAAAGGTGGAGGAAACGCGAACATTCGCCGAGTTGTTGCGGGCTGATGATGACCAGGAAAAGACCAGATCGGTTGCCAAGCCGGAGCCTGTGTCAGCTTCTGACAGTTGA
- a CDS encoding amino acid ABC transporter ATP-binding protein: MTHIVEMKGMNKYFGNLHVLKDIDLTVERGEVVVIIGASGSGKSTLIRCVNGLEEFESGHLKVEGQELAPKSGNPKALSEIRKEVGMVFQQFNLFPHLTVKKNIMLAPQKVKSESQTVATATAERLLNRVGIGNQADKYPSQLSGGQQQRVAIARALAMEPRLMLFDEPTSALDPEMIGEVLDVMRELAKEGMTMMVVTHEMGFAREVADRVIYIHEGAIVEQGKPHDVFDNPQNERTQAFLSRVLAH, from the coding sequence ATGACTCATATTGTTGAAATGAAGGGCATGAACAAGTACTTCGGCAACCTGCATGTCCTGAAAGATATTGATTTAACCGTCGAGCGAGGCGAAGTGGTTGTCATCATTGGCGCCAGTGGCTCAGGCAAATCCACCCTGATCCGCTGCGTCAACGGCCTGGAAGAATTTGAATCCGGGCATCTGAAGGTAGAGGGCCAGGAGCTGGCTCCCAAGAGCGGGAACCCGAAAGCCCTCTCCGAGATCCGCAAGGAAGTCGGCATGGTGTTTCAGCAGTTCAACCTGTTCCCCCACCTCACCGTAAAAAAGAACATCATGCTGGCACCGCAGAAGGTCAAGAGCGAATCGCAGACCGTTGCCACCGCCACCGCCGAGCGACTGCTGAACCGGGTTGGCATCGGCAACCAGGCCGACAAATACCCCAGCCAGCTTTCCGGCGGCCAGCAACAGCGGGTTGCGATCGCACGGGCCCTGGCTATGGAGCCGCGCCTGATGTTGTTCGACGAGCCTACTTCAGCGCTGGACCCGGAAATGATCGGTGAAGTGCTGGACGTTATGCGGGAGCTGGCCAAAGAAGGCATGACCATGATGGTCGTTACCCACGAGATGGGCTTCGCACGTGAAGTGGCTGACCGCGTGATCTACATTCACGAAGGTGCGATTGTGGAACAGGGCAAACCCCACGACGTGTTCGACAACCCGCAGAACGAGCGCACCCAGGCGTTTCTTTCACGGGTTTTGGCGCACTGA
- a CDS encoding adenosylmethionine--8-amino-7-oxononanoate transaminase: MRNADLVTRGLKSVWHPCTQMKDHEGAVPLVPIKRGEGVWLEDFEGNRFIDAVSSWWVNLFGHANPRINAAIQKQIGELEHVILAGFTHEPVVNLSERLIEVTPPGLNKVFYADNGSSAIEAALKMSFHYWKNHGKPAKKNFVNLSNSYHGETLGALALGDVSLYKDTYQPLLMEVLTAPSPDAFNKESGETDEAYALRQFEAMEKLLAEKHDEICAVVVEPLIQCAGGMRMHHPIYHTKLREACDRYGVHLIADEIAVGFGRTGTLFACEQSGITPDFICLSKGLTAGYLPLSVVLTTDDVYNAFYDDYETLKAFLHSHSYTGNPIGCAVALATLDIFRDDNVIDINRGLSACMAESVAHLADHPNVGDIRQHGMTLAVEMVKDKASKTPFPWQERRGIRVYQHALTRQALLRPLGNVVYFMPPYVITEEQIRHLAQVATEGIEIAVRD, translated from the coding sequence ATGCGCAATGCTGACCTCGTCACCCGTGGCCTCAAGTCCGTGTGGCACCCCTGCACCCAGATGAAAGACCACGAAGGCGCCGTGCCCCTGGTGCCCATCAAGCGTGGTGAGGGTGTCTGGCTGGAAGACTTTGAAGGCAATCGCTTTATAGACGCCGTCAGTTCCTGGTGGGTCAATCTGTTCGGTCACGCCAATCCGAGAATCAACGCGGCTATCCAGAAACAGATTGGCGAGCTGGAACACGTTATCCTCGCCGGTTTTACCCACGAGCCGGTGGTCAATCTGTCCGAGCGCCTTATTGAAGTTACACCGCCCGGTCTGAACAAGGTCTTTTACGCCGACAACGGCTCGTCTGCCATCGAAGCCGCCCTGAAGATGAGCTTCCATTACTGGAAGAACCACGGCAAACCGGCCAAGAAAAACTTCGTGAACCTGAGCAACAGCTACCACGGCGAAACCCTGGGCGCCCTCGCACTCGGCGATGTATCGCTTTACAAGGACACCTATCAGCCACTACTCATGGAAGTGCTGACAGCCCCTTCGCCTGACGCATTCAACAAGGAGTCTGGTGAGACCGACGAAGCCTATGCATTGCGCCAGTTTGAAGCTATGGAAAAGCTCCTGGCCGAGAAGCACGACGAAATCTGCGCCGTGGTGGTGGAGCCGTTGATCCAGTGCGCCGGCGGCATGCGCATGCATCATCCTATCTACCACACCAAACTGCGGGAAGCCTGCGACCGCTATGGCGTTCATCTGATTGCGGATGAGATCGCCGTTGGTTTTGGTCGCACCGGTACCCTGTTTGCCTGTGAGCAGTCCGGCATTACTCCGGATTTCATATGCCTGTCCAAAGGGCTTACCGCCGGCTACCTGCCCCTGTCGGTCGTGCTGACCACCGATGATGTCTACAACGCCTTCTACGACGACTACGAAACCCTCAAGGCATTTCTGCACAGCCACAGCTACACCGGCAACCCCATTGGTTGCGCCGTGGCGCTGGCGACCCTGGACATCTTCCGGGATGACAATGTGATTGACATCAACCGCGGACTCTCTGCTTGCATGGCCGAATCCGTGGCGCACCTGGCAGACCACCCCAATGTCGGGGACATCCGCCAGCATGGGATGACTTTGGCCGTGGAGATGGTGAAAGATAAAGCGTCGAAAACGCCTTTTCCCTGGCAGGAACGCCGTGGCATTCGTGTCTACCAGCACGCATTGACCCGCCAGGCCTTGCTTCGCCCCCTGGGTAATGTGGTTTACTTCATGCCGCCTTACGTGATCACTGAAGAGCAGATCCGCCACCTGGCCCAGGTTGCAACGGAAGGCATTGAGATCGCGGTTCGCGACTGA
- a CDS encoding OmpP1/FadL family transporter, which yields MRIKLALGAAAFTAFSPVTALATNGYFSHGYGTISKGMAGAGTALSQDSIAAAINPAGMAFVGNRIDGGFEVFSPRREYTVEGPLSPPPAFSLQPGAYKSSRNGFVIPHLGFNRELSDTTSFGVSVFANGGMNTDYSGKSGGPFYAGRTGVNLEQLFIAPTWSWEFSDNQAFGISPVIAYQRFEAEGLQSFALFSSDPAALSNNGTDDAWGYGYQIGWQGEITDTLRGGLSWRNILKMNEFDKYRGLFAEQGDFDIPQMFKAGIAWSGLEDHWFLLDIQHIRYSEINSVGNPLLPNLQTAQLGDDNGAGFGWDDMTIVKLGWQWQQTHSHAWRAGVSYGENPISDEDVLFNILAPGVQEWHFTGGFTHSFSENLDVSGMAFYSPAKTVTGPNPLAPNQTIDLEMYQLGASVSVGWKY from the coding sequence ATGCGAATCAAACTTGCTCTGGGCGCTGCTGCATTTACTGCCTTCTCCCCGGTGACCGCCCTCGCCACCAACGGCTATTTCAGCCACGGCTATGGCACCATCAGTAAAGGCATGGCCGGCGCCGGTACTGCGTTGTCCCAGGACAGTATTGCGGCAGCGATCAACCCGGCGGGCATGGCTTTTGTTGGTAATCGCATTGATGGCGGTTTCGAAGTTTTTTCGCCGAGGCGAGAGTACACGGTTGAGGGCCCGCTTTCTCCTCCACCTGCATTCTCGTTGCAGCCCGGCGCCTATAAAAGCAGTCGCAACGGTTTTGTTATTCCCCACCTGGGCTTTAATCGGGAACTGTCAGATACCACAAGTTTCGGCGTTTCGGTGTTTGCCAATGGCGGTATGAACACCGATTACTCCGGTAAGAGCGGAGGACCTTTCTACGCGGGCCGAACCGGTGTAAATCTGGAGCAGCTTTTTATTGCCCCGACCTGGTCCTGGGAATTCTCCGACAACCAGGCCTTCGGCATTTCCCCAGTCATTGCCTATCAGCGCTTCGAAGCTGAAGGTTTACAGAGCTTCGCGCTATTCTCGTCAGACCCGGCCGCACTTTCCAACAACGGCACCGACGATGCCTGGGGCTACGGTTACCAGATCGGCTGGCAGGGCGAAATCACAGATACCCTCCGCGGTGGCTTGAGCTGGCGCAATATTCTGAAGATGAACGAGTTCGACAAATACCGCGGTCTGTTTGCGGAACAGGGCGACTTCGACATTCCCCAGATGTTCAAGGCGGGTATTGCGTGGTCCGGACTTGAAGACCACTGGTTCCTGCTGGATATCCAGCACATCCGTTACAGCGAGATCAATAGCGTGGGCAACCCGCTGCTGCCAAATCTGCAGACCGCACAACTCGGCGATGATAACGGCGCAGGCTTTGGCTGGGACGACATGACCATCGTCAAGCTCGGCTGGCAGTGGCAGCAAACCCATTCCCACGCGTGGCGTGCCGGTGTGAGCTACGGTGAGAATCCGATCTCAGACGAGGATGTGTTGTTCAACATTCTGGCACCGGGTGTTCAGGAATGGCACTTCACCGGTGGTTTCACCCACAGCTTCAGCGAAAACCTCGATGTATCGGGCATGGCGTTTTATTCCCCCGCCAAGACAGTAACCGGACCCAACCCGCTCGCACCGAACCAGACCATCGATCTGGAAATGTACCAGCTGGGCGCCTCGGTCAGTGTGGGCTGGAAATACTGA
- a CDS encoding HDOD domain-containing protein produces the protein MPGFLSWISGLFATKQSAPPAPEARLFNPSAENPAHDTPDTGPELAQQLEEHLFCWLLDAEPATLRADLSSYDQVLEELHKRLANNKMEELPRQPMSLPMLMRALSDESTDRHRLTEIILGDPSLTDQLLQIANSPYFRTSDHAIESVDQAVFVLGVDGIRNVISAAVMRPMMAARNSREALFGQRAWRWGLTCARAAELIARTQGDDTSAHFMVGLLPSLAYITVRRELQRICRSRTTMSEPEPALVRHALARYQWATCQSLANEWSLPPKYHAYLLAAERPAPRQKHTPLTDGMVIGTREVLRHAHQRNLAEEDLPKVVRLTPEQISNLRNALQKMLREGGRSTVRS, from the coding sequence ATGCCAGGTTTTCTCTCCTGGATTTCAGGATTATTCGCAACCAAGCAGTCTGCGCCACCCGCTCCGGAAGCAAGGCTGTTCAATCCATCCGCAGAAAACCCGGCCCACGACACTCCAGACACAGGCCCGGAACTGGCCCAGCAATTGGAAGAGCACTTGTTCTGCTGGCTGCTGGACGCCGAACCCGCAACTCTTCGGGCCGATCTTTCCTCCTATGACCAAGTGCTGGAGGAACTCCATAAGCGCCTGGCCAACAACAAAATGGAAGAACTCCCACGGCAACCCATGAGCCTGCCCATGCTCATGCGGGCACTTTCCGACGAATCGACTGACCGCCATCGGCTGACGGAGATCATTCTTGGTGATCCGTCGCTGACCGATCAATTGCTCCAGATTGCCAACAGCCCCTATTTCCGAACCAGCGACCATGCCATTGAGTCGGTGGACCAGGCAGTATTTGTGCTTGGAGTGGATGGCATCCGGAATGTCATTTCTGCGGCAGTAATGCGTCCCATGATGGCCGCAAGGAACAGCCGGGAAGCGCTTTTCGGGCAGCGCGCCTGGCGCTGGGGCCTGACCTGTGCGCGGGCAGCGGAATTGATTGCAAGGACTCAGGGCGACGACACCAGCGCCCACTTCATGGTGGGTTTGCTGCCTTCACTGGCCTACATCACCGTCCGTCGGGAACTGCAACGCATATGCCGGTCACGCACCACAATGAGTGAACCAGAGCCTGCGCTTGTTCGCCATGCTCTGGCGCGGTACCAGTGGGCTACCTGCCAGTCTCTGGCGAATGAATGGAGTCTTCCTCCCAAATATCATGCCTATCTGTTGGCGGCAGAACGGCCAGCGCCCCGGCAGAAACATACGCCGCTGACTGATGGCATGGTTATTGGTACTCGGGAAGTACTCAGGCACGCTCACCAGCGGAATCTTGCCGAAGAGGATCTGCCCAAAGTGGTGCGCTTGACCCCGGAGCAGATCAGCAACCTGCGCAATGCTCTGCAGAAGATGCTCCGGGAGGGCGGTCGCTCAACTGTCAGAAGCTGA
- a CDS encoding transporter substrate-binding domain-containing protein: MSTKWLKTVSASLALTVAAGTVSAETLRVVTDPSFVPFEMMDQETGEMIGFDMEIIREVADRAGFEIDLNTMDFNGIIPALQTGNVDIAIAGITITAEREEIVDFSDPYYDSGLRILVRQSEDGVTEFDDLEGKKIGTKIGSTSYDYLIRSLEEDDGVTPYPGSSDMYMALMSRAIDAVFYDAPNVGYFARTKGEGKVKTVGPLYEGQQYGIALKNGSEWVDDVNDALAAMKEDGTYKTIYEKWFGPMPEGM, translated from the coding sequence ATGAGCACGAAGTGGCTGAAGACCGTTAGCGCCAGTCTGGCACTCACCGTTGCCGCAGGAACCGTCAGCGCAGAAACCCTGCGCGTCGTCACCGACCCGAGTTTCGTTCCGTTTGAAATGATGGACCAGGAAACCGGTGAAATGATCGGTTTCGACATGGAGATCATCCGCGAGGTGGCCGACCGTGCCGGTTTCGAAATTGACCTCAACACCATGGACTTCAACGGCATCATTCCGGCACTGCAAACGGGTAACGTGGACATTGCCATCGCTGGCATCACCATTACCGCTGAGCGCGAAGAGATCGTAGATTTCTCCGACCCGTACTACGATTCCGGTCTGCGTATTCTGGTTCGCCAGAGCGAAGATGGCGTCACCGAATTTGACGACCTGGAAGGCAAGAAAATTGGCACCAAGATCGGCAGCACCAGTTATGACTACTTGATAAGGAGCCTTGAAGAAGATGACGGTGTTACTCCGTATCCAGGCAGCTCCGACATGTACATGGCTCTGATGTCCCGTGCCATTGATGCCGTCTTCTACGATGCACCGAACGTAGGCTATTTTGCCCGCACCAAAGGTGAAGGCAAGGTCAAGACGGTTGGACCGCTGTACGAAGGCCAGCAGTACGGCATCGCCCTCAAGAACGGCAGTGAGTGGGTTGATGATGTAAACGATGCCCTCGCCGCAATGAAGGAAGATGGTACTTACAAAACCATCTACGAGAAGTGGTTTGGCCCCATGCCTGAAGGCATGTAA
- the metF gene encoding methylenetetrahydrofolate reductase [NAD(P)H] — protein sequence MQSQKQFKRRFSFEFFPPKTDQGKEKLQNVRNQLAEVNPDFFSVTFGAGGSTRDRTIETVLNLHSQGISTAPHLSCVGGTRQEIGELLDLYKEHGINRIVALRGDMPSGMGAAGELRYANELVEFIREHSGDTFNLEVAAYPEFHPQARNAEEDLKNFARKVQAGANSAITQYFFNADSYFYFIDRLEKMGVTIPVVPGVMPIVNFSNLVRFSDMCGAEIPRWIRKQLEAYGDDSDSIRKFGEEVVTEMCEKLLRAGAPGLHFYTLNQVEPSISIWKNLGISEREKIAF from the coding sequence ATGCAATCCCAGAAACAGTTCAAGCGCCGTTTCAGCTTTGAGTTTTTCCCGCCCAAGACCGACCAGGGCAAGGAAAAGCTGCAGAACGTGCGTAACCAGCTGGCCGAAGTGAATCCGGACTTTTTCTCTGTCACCTTCGGCGCGGGTGGTTCCACCCGGGACCGTACCATCGAGACCGTGCTCAACCTGCATAGCCAGGGCATTTCCACGGCACCGCATCTTTCCTGCGTCGGGGGAACCCGCCAGGAAATTGGCGAGCTGCTGGATCTGTATAAAGAGCACGGAATCAACCGGATTGTCGCCCTCCGGGGCGACATGCCCTCCGGGATGGGTGCCGCCGGTGAGCTGCGCTACGCCAACGAGTTGGTGGAGTTTATCCGCGAGCACAGCGGCGACACCTTCAACCTGGAAGTGGCGGCGTATCCTGAGTTTCATCCTCAGGCTCGCAATGCCGAAGAAGATCTGAAGAACTTTGCCCGCAAGGTTCAGGCTGGTGCCAACAGCGCCATTACACAGTACTTCTTCAATGCCGACAGCTACTTCTACTTCATCGACCGGCTGGAGAAAATGGGCGTTACCATTCCGGTGGTACCGGGCGTCATGCCCATCGTCAATTTCTCTAACCTGGTTCGTTTCTCGGACATGTGCGGCGCGGAAATTCCGCGCTGGATTCGCAAACAGCTCGAAGCCTACGGCGACGACAGCGATTCCATCCGCAAGTTCGGTGAGGAAGTGGTCACCGAGATGTGCGAAAAGCTGTTGAGGGCCGGAGCGCCGGGATTGCATTTCTATACCCTGAACCAGGTAGAGCCCAGCATCAGTATCTGGAAGAACCTGGGCATCAGTGAGCGGGAGAAGATTGCTTTCTGA
- a CDS encoding amino acid ABC transporter permease, producing MEFQFQFDWQAAIDSIPFLIKGIPYTLLISFGGLLIGFALGIFFGLLSINKKWFLRWPATAYIEIFRGTPILVQVLFIFYGLPDLIGGPIDPLTAGIAAIALNSGAYISEVVRGGVQSIDKGQTEAGLSLGLSRTQTFWSVIWPQAFRRMIPPLGNQAIVSIKDTSLFSVIGVGELVRQGQIYIANTFTAFEVYFVVAILYLAITLSLSLILRYVERRGLVSV from the coding sequence GTGGAATTCCAGTTTCAGTTCGACTGGCAGGCTGCCATCGACTCCATCCCTTTTCTGATAAAAGGGATACCCTACACCCTGCTGATTTCCTTCGGCGGTCTTCTGATCGGTTTTGCTCTGGGCATATTCTTCGGCCTGTTAAGCATCAACAAGAAGTGGTTCCTGCGGTGGCCGGCAACCGCCTACATCGAAATCTTTCGTGGCACTCCGATTCTGGTTCAGGTCCTGTTCATTTTCTACGGTCTGCCCGACCTGATCGGCGGCCCCATTGATCCCCTGACGGCCGGTATTGCCGCCATTGCCCTGAACTCCGGCGCCTATATATCCGAGGTGGTTCGCGGTGGCGTTCAATCCATCGACAAAGGTCAGACCGAAGCCGGGCTCTCACTCGGGCTCTCCCGTACCCAGACCTTCTGGTCGGTTATCTGGCCCCAGGCGTTCCGCCGGATGATTCCGCCCCTGGGTAACCAGGCCATTGTCAGCATCAAGGACACGTCCCTGTTCTCGGTGATCGGCGTCGGTGAGCTGGTACGCCAGGGCCAGATCTACATTGCCAATACCTTCACCGCGTTTGAGGTGTATTTCGTGGTCGCGATTCTGTATCTCGCCATTACCCTCTCACTGTCCCTGATTCTCCGCTACGTCGAGCGGCGCGGACTGGTCTCTGTCTGA
- a CDS encoding 16S rRNA (uracil(1498)-N(3))-methyltransferase, with product MRIPRIYTDSALAQGSTAELDDNAAQHVGRVLRMQPGQGLLLFNGDGNDYPATISSASKKNVEVQVGTPQANTTESPLEIVLGQTLSKGDRMDYAVQKAVEMGVTRIVPLSTERCDVKLKGDREDKRLRHWQSVAVSAAEQCGRARVPEIMPVMTVAEWLEHSRDCEVRLVLHHRTEHALKSIIPPERVALMIGPEGGLSSEEIAQAEKEGFLPVALGPRVLRTETAPVAAMAICQWLWGDIGG from the coding sequence ATGCGCATACCCCGCATCTATACCGATTCCGCCCTCGCCCAGGGCAGCACTGCCGAACTTGATGACAACGCCGCACAACATGTGGGCCGGGTATTGCGCATGCAACCGGGGCAGGGACTGCTGCTTTTTAACGGTGATGGCAACGACTACCCCGCCACCATTTCCAGTGCCAGCAAGAAGAACGTGGAAGTCCAGGTGGGCACTCCACAGGCCAATACTACCGAATCCCCCCTGGAAATCGTCCTCGGCCAGACCCTGTCCAAGGGAGACCGCATGGACTACGCGGTGCAGAAAGCCGTGGAAATGGGCGTCACCCGCATCGTGCCGCTGTCTACCGAACGTTGCGACGTAAAACTCAAGGGCGACCGGGAAGACAAGCGCCTGCGCCACTGGCAATCCGTTGCCGTCAGTGCCGCCGAACAATGCGGTCGTGCGCGTGTGCCCGAGATAATGCCGGTGATGACCGTTGCCGAGTGGCTGGAACACAGCCGGGACTGCGAAGTTCGCCTGGTTCTACACCACCGCACCGAACACGCTCTGAAGTCCATTATCCCCCCGGAACGCGTCGCTCTCATGATCGGCCCCGAGGGCGGGCTTTCCTCCGAGGAAATCGCCCAGGCGGAAAAAGAAGGTTTCCTGCCGGTTGCGCTCGGCCCCCGAGTTCTGAGAACGGAAACCGCTCCGGTGGCGGCCATGGCAATTTGCCAATGGCTGTGGGGTGACATCGGCGGCTGA
- a CDS encoding DUF445 domain-containing protein — protein MTSLLSTQEFWQYLSIPVIAALIGWTTNWLAIKMTFYPLEFIGKPPLLGWQGIIPSKARKMAAISVDATISKIGTVREIFQQIDPKVLATHIVHSVEPRIEEYVDEMMLKEYPTFWENLPASARKMVYDRVRKSTPQLVDNLVEDVSDNIEDLLDIKGMVIERLASDKELLNRIFIECGEVEFRFIINSGLYFGFLFGLIQMAVWYVYPSWWVLPFFGLLVGWATNWIALNVIFRPLHAKKVGPFRIQGLFLKRQPAVAESFCHIVTHEILTVGNIINAILDGPKGDRARNMVKKHIKPLVDETAGMGKALTQMAFGPTGFATLKNKVGEKAIEISQTSFNNPVFEKDRAQAVEAIMVERMIALSSEEFQDLLRPCFQEDEIKLILVGAFLGFGAGICQLVFVFGESFL, from the coding sequence ATGACAAGCCTGCTAAGCACCCAAGAATTCTGGCAATACCTCAGTATCCCGGTCATTGCCGCCCTGATTGGCTGGACTACCAACTGGCTGGCCATCAAGATGACTTTCTACCCACTGGAGTTCATTGGCAAACCGCCACTGCTTGGCTGGCAAGGCATTATTCCTTCCAAAGCCCGCAAAATGGCGGCCATCAGTGTCGATGCCACGATTTCAAAGATCGGAACCGTTCGGGAGATCTTTCAGCAGATCGACCCTAAAGTCCTCGCCACCCATATCGTTCACTCCGTCGAACCCCGTATCGAAGAGTACGTGGACGAAATGATGCTCAAGGAATACCCCACCTTCTGGGAAAACCTGCCTGCCTCTGCCCGGAAGATGGTTTATGACCGCGTCCGCAAATCCACGCCGCAACTGGTGGATAATCTGGTGGAAGATGTGTCCGACAACATCGAAGACCTGCTGGACATCAAAGGCATGGTCATCGAGCGCCTGGCAAGCGACAAGGAGCTGCTGAACCGGATCTTTATCGAATGTGGCGAGGTGGAGTTCCGTTTCATCATCAACTCGGGGCTCTACTTCGGCTTCCTGTTCGGTCTGATTCAGATGGCGGTCTGGTATGTCTATCCGAGCTGGTGGGTGTTGCCTTTCTTCGGCCTTCTGGTGGGCTGGGCGACGAACTGGATTGCCCTGAACGTGATTTTCCGGCCGCTGCACGCGAAAAAAGTCGGCCCCTTCCGGATTCAGGGCCTGTTTCTGAAACGCCAGCCGGCCGTGGCGGAGTCCTTCTGCCACATTGTTACTCACGAGATTCTCACCGTTGGCAACATTATCAACGCCATTCTTGACGGCCCCAAAGGTGACCGGGCCCGAAACATGGTCAAGAAGCACATCAAACCGCTTGTGGATGAAACCGCTGGCATGGGTAAGGCATTGACCCAGATGGCCTTCGGGCCCACCGGCTTTGCCACCCTCAAAAACAAGGTTGGCGAGAAAGCCATTGAGATATCACAGACATCCTTCAACAACCCGGTGTTCGAGAAAGACCGCGCCCAGGCCGTCGAGGCCATCATGGTCGAGCGGATGATTGCCCTGTCTTCCGAGGAATTCCAGGACCTTCTCCGGCCCTGTTTCCAGGAGGATGAAATCAAGCTGATTCTTGTGGGCGCTTTCCTCGGCTTTGGCGCTGGCATCTGCCAGCTGGTGTTCGTGTTCGGGGAATCGTTCCTGTAA